One stretch of Caloenas nicobarica isolate bCalNic1 chromosome 4, bCalNic1.hap1, whole genome shotgun sequence DNA includes these proteins:
- the FAM114A1 gene encoding protein NOXP20 isoform X3 produces the protein MSEDICDGIPSEEKPEGMQMPSDEVLPHESAPHLMEAEILHESSHEEHGQSTQSASDGQEGDILINKNPVTEKIIESLPPNGEAAEDMPTECNETVSLDAEPESEETLHEQSSPATDSSSKGSRWGAWGTWGKSLLSSASATVGHGITAVKEKAGTTLGIHHASSASLETAEPPAAETPVTPADSLDQRCSENIPSSPSSGSRGMLSAITNAVQNTGKSVLSGGLDALEFIGKTTMNVLAESDPGFKRTKTLMARTVSLSQLLREAKEKEKQRRAQQVTVERTAHYGLLFDEFQGLSHLEALEILSNESEAQIQSYLATLDGEQLETVKNDLIAIKEIFVPKESDYEAVQPQKADMGEEFVSMLTELLFELHVAATPDKLNKARKKAHDWLEEASSSPSVDIEGKLKEKSGEPGEENTEQQDKIDSDKPEVNKNKTVEEIYMLSIESLAEVTARCIEQLHKVAELILHGQEVEKTAQDQAKVLTNLTSAMCNEVSSLSKKFSDSLTAAGSSMKAEALNPLVDSVLLEGCNSMTYIQDAFQLLLPVLQISHIQTSCLKAQE, from the exons ATGTCTGAAGACATATGTGATGGCATCCCATCTGAAGAAAAACCTGAAGGAATGCAGATGCCCAGCGATGAGGTATTGCCTCACGAGTCAGCGCCACACCTCATGGAAGCTGAGATCTTGCATGAGTCTTCTCATGAAGAACATggccagagcactcagagtgCCAGTGATGGACAGGAAGGAGACATACTTATTAACAAAAACCCtgtgactgaaaaaataattgaaagtcTGCCTCCTAATGGAGAGGCGGCTGAAGACATGCCCACTGAGTGCAATGAGACCGTAAGCCTTGATGCAGAACCTGAATCTGAAGAAACACTGCACGAACAAAGCAGTCCA GCCACAGACTCCTCATCTAAAGGAAGCAGATGGGGAGCTTGGGGTACCTGGGGAAAGTCTCTCCTGTCATCAGCTTCTGCCACAGTGG GTCATGGGATAACAGcagtaaaggaaaaagcaggaaCTACCCTGGGAATTCATCACGCAAGTTCAGCATCTTTGGAAACAGCAGAGCCTCCTGCAGCTGAAACACCAGTTACAC CAGCAGATTCTCTGGACCAAAGGTGCTCTGAGAAtattccttcttctccttcatctGGATCTCGTGGCATGTTGTCAGCTATCACTAATGCTGTACAGAACACA GGGAAAAGTGTATTATCTGGAGGCTTAGACGCTTTGGAATTTATTGGGAAGACAACCATGAATGTCCTTGCAGAAAGTGATCCTGGATTTAAGAGAACCAAAACACTGATGGCAAGAACAGTTTCTCTGTCTCAG ctgttgcgagaagctaaagaaaaagagaaacagaggcGAGCCCAGCAAGTTACAGTTGAAAGAACAGCACATTATGGACTACTTTTTGATGAATTCCAAGGTTTGTCTCATCTTGAAGCTCTGGAAATCCTGTCAAATGAAAGTGAAGCTCAG ATTCAGTCATATTTAGCAACGCTTGATGGAGAGCAGTTGGAGACTGTGAAAAATGATTTAATTGCtataaaagagatttttgttcCAAAGGAATCAGATTATGAAGCAGTGCAGCCACAGAAAG caGATATGGGTGAGGAGTTTGTCAGCATGCTCACTGAACTGCTATTTGAATTGCACGTTGCTGCTACTCCTGACAAACTTAACAAG GCTAGGAAAAAAGCTCATGACTGGCTTGAAGAAGCAAGTTCTTCCCCCTCTGTAGACATAGAAGGgaagctaaaagaaaaatctggagAACCTGGTGAAGAAAACACTGAACAACAAGATAAAATTGACAGTGATAAAccagaagtaaataaaaacaaaactgtggAG gaaATCTACATGCTGTCCATTGAAAGTCTGGCTGAGGTGACTGCTCGTTGTATCGAACAGCTCCATAAAGTGGCAGAATTAATTCTACATGGGCAAGAAGTAGAAAAAACAGCTCAAGATCAAGCAAAAGTACTGACAAA TTTAACAAGCGCCATGTGCAATGAAGTTTCATCTTTATCAAAGAAGTTTTCGGATTCTTTAACGGCAGCTGGG
- the FAM114A1 gene encoding protein NOXP20 isoform X2 encodes MSEDICDGIPSEEKPEGMQMPSDEVLPHESAPHLMEAEILHESSHEEHGQSTQSASDGQEGDILINKNPVTEKIIESLPPNGEAAEDMPTECNETVSLDAEPESEETLHEQSSPATDSSSKGSRWGAWGTWGKSLLSSASATVGHGITAVKEKAGTTLGIHHASSASLETAEPPAAETPVTPADSLDQRCSENIPSSPSSGSRGMLSAITNAVQNTGKSVLSGGLDALEFIGKTTMNVLAESDPGFKRTKTLMARTVSLSQLLREAKEKEKQRRAQQVTVERTAHYGLLFDEFQGLSHLEALEILSNESEAQIQSYLATLDGEQLETVKNDLIAIKEIFVPKESDYEAVQPQKDMGEEFVSMLTELLFELHVAATPDKLNKARKKAHDWLEEASSSPSVDIEGKLKEKSGEPGEENTEQQDKIDSDKPEVNKNKTVEEIYMLSIESLAEVTARCIEQLHKVAELILHGQEVEKTAQDQAKVLTNLTSAMCNEVSSLSKKFSDSLTAAGSSMKAEALNPLVDSVLLEGCNSMTYIQDAFQLLLPVLQISHIQTSCLKAQE; translated from the exons ATGTCTGAAGACATATGTGATGGCATCCCATCTGAAGAAAAACCTGAAGGAATGCAGATGCCCAGCGATGAGGTATTGCCTCACGAGTCAGCGCCACACCTCATGGAAGCTGAGATCTTGCATGAGTCTTCTCATGAAGAACATggccagagcactcagagtgCCAGTGATGGACAGGAAGGAGACATACTTATTAACAAAAACCCtgtgactgaaaaaataattgaaagtcTGCCTCCTAATGGAGAGGCGGCTGAAGACATGCCCACTGAGTGCAATGAGACCGTAAGCCTTGATGCAGAACCTGAATCTGAAGAAACACTGCACGAACAAAGCAGTCCA GCCACAGACTCCTCATCTAAAGGAAGCAGATGGGGAGCTTGGGGTACCTGGGGAAAGTCTCTCCTGTCATCAGCTTCTGCCACAGTGG GTCATGGGATAACAGcagtaaaggaaaaagcaggaaCTACCCTGGGAATTCATCACGCAAGTTCAGCATCTTTGGAAACAGCAGAGCCTCCTGCAGCTGAAACACCAGTTACAC CAGCAGATTCTCTGGACCAAAGGTGCTCTGAGAAtattccttcttctccttcatctGGATCTCGTGGCATGTTGTCAGCTATCACTAATGCTGTACAGAACACA GGGAAAAGTGTATTATCTGGAGGCTTAGACGCTTTGGAATTTATTGGGAAGACAACCATGAATGTCCTTGCAGAAAGTGATCCTGGATTTAAGAGAACCAAAACACTGATGGCAAGAACAGTTTCTCTGTCTCAG ctgttgcgagaagctaaagaaaaagagaaacagaggcGAGCCCAGCAAGTTACAGTTGAAAGAACAGCACATTATGGACTACTTTTTGATGAATTCCAAGGTTTGTCTCATCTTGAAGCTCTGGAAATCCTGTCAAATGAAAGTGAAGCTCAG ATTCAGTCATATTTAGCAACGCTTGATGGAGAGCAGTTGGAGACTGTGAAAAATGATTTAATTGCtataaaagagatttttgttcCAAAGGAATCAGATTATGAAGCAGTGCAGCCACAGAAAG ATATGGGTGAGGAGTTTGTCAGCATGCTCACTGAACTGCTATTTGAATTGCACGTTGCTGCTACTCCTGACAAACTTAACAAG GCTAGGAAAAAAGCTCATGACTGGCTTGAAGAAGCAAGTTCTTCCCCCTCTGTAGACATAGAAGGgaagctaaaagaaaaatctggagAACCTGGTGAAGAAAACACTGAACAACAAGATAAAATTGACAGTGATAAAccagaagtaaataaaaacaaaactgtggAG gaaATCTACATGCTGTCCATTGAAAGTCTGGCTGAGGTGACTGCTCGTTGTATCGAACAGCTCCATAAAGTGGCAGAATTAATTCTACATGGGCAAGAAGTAGAAAAAACAGCTCAAGATCAAGCAAAAGTACTGACAAA TTTAACAAGCGCCATGTGCAATGAAGTTTCATCTTTATCAAAGAAGTTTTCGGATTCTTTAACGGCAGCTGGG
- the FAM114A1 gene encoding protein NOXP20 isoform X1 — protein sequence MSEDICDGIPSEEKPEGMQMPSDEVLPHESAPHLMEAEILHESSHEEHGQSTQSASDGQEGDILINKNPVTEKIIESLPPNGEAAEDMPTECNETVSLDAEPESEETLHEQSSPATDSSSKGSRWGAWGTWGKSLLSSASATVGHGITAVKEKAGTTLGIHHASSASLETAEPPAAETPVTPDSLDQRCSENIPSSPSSGSRGMLSAITNAVQNTGKSVLSGGLDALEFIGKTTMNVLAESDPGFKRTKTLMARTVSLSQLLREAKEKEKQRRAQQVTVERTAHYGLLFDEFQGLSHLEALEILSNESEAQIQSYLATLDGEQLETVKNDLIAIKEIFVPKESDYEAVQPQKADMGEEFVSMLTELLFELHVAATPDKLNKARKKAHDWLEEASSSPSVDIEGKLKEKSGEPGEENTEQQDKIDSDKPEVNKNKTVEEIYMLSIESLAEVTARCIEQLHKVAELILHGQEVEKTAQDQAKVLTNLTSAMCNEVSSLSKKFSDSLTAAGSSMKAEALNPLVDSVLLEGCNSMTYIQDAFQLLLPVLQISHIQTSCLKAQE from the exons ATGTCTGAAGACATATGTGATGGCATCCCATCTGAAGAAAAACCTGAAGGAATGCAGATGCCCAGCGATGAGGTATTGCCTCACGAGTCAGCGCCACACCTCATGGAAGCTGAGATCTTGCATGAGTCTTCTCATGAAGAACATggccagagcactcagagtgCCAGTGATGGACAGGAAGGAGACATACTTATTAACAAAAACCCtgtgactgaaaaaataattgaaagtcTGCCTCCTAATGGAGAGGCGGCTGAAGACATGCCCACTGAGTGCAATGAGACCGTAAGCCTTGATGCAGAACCTGAATCTGAAGAAACACTGCACGAACAAAGCAGTCCA GCCACAGACTCCTCATCTAAAGGAAGCAGATGGGGAGCTTGGGGTACCTGGGGAAAGTCTCTCCTGTCATCAGCTTCTGCCACAGTGG GTCATGGGATAACAGcagtaaaggaaaaagcaggaaCTACCCTGGGAATTCATCACGCAAGTTCAGCATCTTTGGAAACAGCAGAGCCTCCTGCAGCTGAAACACCAGTTACAC CAGATTCTCTGGACCAAAGGTGCTCTGAGAAtattccttcttctccttcatctGGATCTCGTGGCATGTTGTCAGCTATCACTAATGCTGTACAGAACACA GGGAAAAGTGTATTATCTGGAGGCTTAGACGCTTTGGAATTTATTGGGAAGACAACCATGAATGTCCTTGCAGAAAGTGATCCTGGATTTAAGAGAACCAAAACACTGATGGCAAGAACAGTTTCTCTGTCTCAG ctgttgcgagaagctaaagaaaaagagaaacagaggcGAGCCCAGCAAGTTACAGTTGAAAGAACAGCACATTATGGACTACTTTTTGATGAATTCCAAGGTTTGTCTCATCTTGAAGCTCTGGAAATCCTGTCAAATGAAAGTGAAGCTCAG ATTCAGTCATATTTAGCAACGCTTGATGGAGAGCAGTTGGAGACTGTGAAAAATGATTTAATTGCtataaaagagatttttgttcCAAAGGAATCAGATTATGAAGCAGTGCAGCCACAGAAAG caGATATGGGTGAGGAGTTTGTCAGCATGCTCACTGAACTGCTATTTGAATTGCACGTTGCTGCTACTCCTGACAAACTTAACAAG GCTAGGAAAAAAGCTCATGACTGGCTTGAAGAAGCAAGTTCTTCCCCCTCTGTAGACATAGAAGGgaagctaaaagaaaaatctggagAACCTGGTGAAGAAAACACTGAACAACAAGATAAAATTGACAGTGATAAAccagaagtaaataaaaacaaaactgtggAG gaaATCTACATGCTGTCCATTGAAAGTCTGGCTGAGGTGACTGCTCGTTGTATCGAACAGCTCCATAAAGTGGCAGAATTAATTCTACATGGGCAAGAAGTAGAAAAAACAGCTCAAGATCAAGCAAAAGTACTGACAAA TTTAACAAGCGCCATGTGCAATGAAGTTTCATCTTTATCAAAGAAGTTTTCGGATTCTTTAACGGCAGCTGGG
- the LOC135988110 gene encoding toll-like receptor 1 produces MRSFRNIFLYQCLFALTFWKHFSLSVENELFRSASNDFPEGGSDKKIKSLPLLYTNSHQSKADFDWVVIQNTTESLSLSEITNDNVKKLVALLSSFRQGSSLQNLTLTNVSVDWDALTEILQTVWHSSIEYFNINSVTQLSHIETYNFDYSGTSMKALTVKKVFITDLYFSQDDLYKIFADMNIAALTIAESEMIHMLCPSSDSPFRYLNFFKNDLTDFVFQKCDKLIQLETLILQRNKFESLPKVSFMTSRMKSLKYLDMSSNLLRHDGADVRCRWAESLTELDLSSNQLTDAVFECLPVNIKTLNLQNNQIASVPKEVAELKSLAELNLASNRLADLPGCSGFSSLELLNVEMNLILTPSADFFRSCPRVRELRGGHNPFKCSCELQDFLRLERRSGGKLAGWPAAYVCEYPSALRGTQLKDFHLSELACNTVLLLVTALLLTLVLVAVVAFLCIYLDVPWYVRMTWQWTQTKRRAWHSRPEGQETVLQFHAFISYSERDALWVKNELIPNLEKGDECVQLCQHERNFVPGKSIVENIITCIEKSYKSIFVLSPNFVQSEWCHYELYFAHHKLFSENSDSLILILLEPIPPYIIPARYHKLKALMAKRTYLEWPKERSKRALFWANLRAAISINLPVADGKRCGETD; encoded by the coding sequence ATGAGatctttcagaaacatttttctttaccaGTGCCTGTTTGCATTAACTTTTTGGAAGCATTTCAGCCTGTCTGTGGAAAATGAACTCTTTAGATCTGCTTCTAACGATTTTCCAGAAGGTGGTTCtgacaaaaaaatcaagagccTGCCACTCCTGTATACAAATAGTCATCAGTCCAAAGCTGATTTTGACTGGGTTGTGATACAAAATACTACAGAAAGCCTGTCATTGTCAGAAATCACAAATGACAATGTAAAAAAATTAGTAGCTTTATTATCTAGCTTCAGACAAGGCTCCAGTTTACAAAATCTGACACTGACAAATGTGTCAGTGGACTGGGATGCTCTTACTGAAATTCTTCAGACTGTATGGCACTCATCCATTGAATACTTCAATATTAACAGTGTAACACAATTATCACACATCGAAACATATAACTTTGACTATTCGGGTACCTCTATGAAAGCACTGACTGTGAAGAAAGTTTTTATCACAGATCTGTACTTCTCACAGGATGACctatacaaaatatttgcagacaTGAATATTGCAGCCTTGACAATAGCTGAATCAGAGATGATACATATGCTGTGTCCTTCATCTGACAGTCCCTTTAGATACTTAAATTTTTTCAAGAATGATttaacagattttgtttttcaaaaatgtgaCAAATTAATTCAACTGGAGACACTAATCTTACAGAGGAATAAATTTGAGAGCCTTCCCAAGGTAAGCTTCATGACCAGCCGTATGAAATCACTGAAATAtctggacatgagcagcaacTTGCTGCGTCACGATGGAGCTGATGTGCGGTGCCGATGGGCCGAGTCTCTGACAGAGCTGGACCTGTCCTCAAATCAGTTGACGGATGCCGTGTTTGAGTGCTTGCCGGTCAACATCAAAACCCTCAACCTCCAAAACAATCAGATCGCCAGCGTCCCCAAGGAGGTGGCTGAGCTGAAATCCTTGGCAGAGCTGAACCTGGCGTCGAACAGGCTGGCTGACCTGCCGGGGTGCAGCGGCTTTAGTTCTCTGGAGCTCCTGAACGTAGAGATGAATTTGATCCTCACCCCGTCTGCCGACTTCTTCCGGAGCTGCCCCAGGGTGCGGGAGCTCCGAGGCGGGCACAATCCGTTCAAGTGTTCCTGCGAACTGCAGGACTTTCTGCGTCTGGAGAGGCGGTCTGGGGGGAAGCTGGCTGGCTGGCCGGCGGCGTACGTGTGCGAGTACCCGTCAGCCTTGCGAGGAACGCAGCTGAAGGATTTCCACCTGAGTGAGCTGGCTTGCAACACGGTGCTCCTGCTGGTGACGGCTCTGCTGCTGACGCTGGTGCTGGTGGCTGTCGTGGCCTTTCTGTGCATCTACCTGGACGTGCCGTGGTACGTGCGGATGACGTGGCAGTGGACGCAGACGAAGCGCCGAGCGTGGCACAGCCGCCCCGAAGGGCAGGAGACCGTTCTGCAGTTCCACGCGTTCATTTCCTACAGCGAGCGCGATGCGTTGTGGGTGAAGAACGAGCTGATCCCGAACCTGGAGAAGGGGGACGAGTGCGTACAACTGTGCCAGCACGAGAGAAACTTTGTCCCTGGCAAGAGCATCGTGGAGAACATCATCACCTGCATTGAGAAGAGCTACAAGTCGATCTTTGTGTTGTCTCCCAACTTTGTGCAGAGCGAGTGGTGTCACTATGAGCTGTATTTTGCCCACCACAAGTTATTCAGTGAGAATTCCGACAGCTTAATCCTCATTTTGCTGGAGCCGATCCCTCCGTACATTATCCCTGCCAGGTACCACAAGCTGAAGGCTCTCATGGCAAAGCGAACGTACCTGGAGTGGCCGAAGGAGAGGAGCAAGCGTGCCCTTTTCTGGGCAAACCTGAGGGCAGCTATTAGCATTAACCTGCCAGTGGCTGATGGAAAGAGGTGTGGGGAAACAGACTGA